The proteins below are encoded in one region of Lonchura striata isolate bLonStr1 chromosome 1, bLonStr1.mat, whole genome shotgun sequence:
- the CLEC3B gene encoding tetranectin, whose product MALRGACLLLCLLSLAQVADQQNGKARQKPAASKKDGVSLKMIEDLKAMIDNISQEVALLKEKQALQTVCLKGTKIHLKCFLAFLETKTYHEASENCISQGGTLSTPHNGEENDALYDYMRKSIGSEAEIWLGLNDMAVEGKWVDMTGSPIRYKNWETEITTQPDGGKLENCAALSGTANGKWFDKRCREQLPYVCQFMIV is encoded by the exons ATGGCGCTCCGCGGAgcctgcctcctcctctgcctcctctcccTCGCCCAGGTCGCCGACCAGCAGAACGGCAAAGCCCGGCAAAAACCGGCCGCTTCCAAGAAAG ATGGTGTGAGCCTCAAAATGATTGAAGACCTGAAGGCCATGATTGACAACATCTCTCAGGAGGTTGCTCTACTGAAGGAAAAGCAAGCGCTCCAGACAG TTTGCCTGAAAGGCACCAAAATTCATCTGAAATGCTTTCTGGCATTTTTGGAGACCAAGACATACCACGAGGCCAGCGAAAACTGCATCTCTCAGGGCGGCACGCTCAGCACGCCCCACAACGGGGAGGAGAACGATGCCCTCTACGACTACATGCGCAAGAGCATCGGCTCGGAGGCCGAGATCTGGCTGGGCCTCAACGACATGGCCGTGGAGGGCAAGTGGGTCGACATGACAGGCAGCCCCATCCGCTACAAGAACTGGGAGACTGAGATCACCACCCAGCCCGACGGCGGCAAGCTGGAAAATTGTGCGGCTTTGTCGGGGACCGCCAATGGCAAGTGGTTCGACAAGAGGTGCCGAGAGCAGCTGCCTTACGTCTGCCAGTTCATGATTGTGTAG
- the EXOSC7 gene encoding exosome complex component RRP42 has translation MASVVLSEAEKLYIVHGVQEDLRVDGRGCEDYRCAEVETDVVSNTSGSARVKLGETDILVGIKAEMGTPKLEKPDEGYLEFFVDCSSNSPELEGRGGEELGTDIANTLYRVFSCENSVDLKSLCINPKEHCWVLYVDVLLLECGGNIFDAISIAVKAALFNTRIPKVRVLEDEEGTKEIELSDDPYDCIRLNIDEVPCVVTLSKIGYRHVVDATLQEEACSLASLLISVTSKGAITSMKKVGKGSLDPESIFEMMETGQRVGKSLHIALQKILDEEENLGTSRPKVGFLG, from the exons ATGGCGTCCGTGGTGCTGAGCGAGGCGGAGAAGCTGTACATCGTGCACGGCGTGCAG GAAGACCTTCGTGTAGATGGTCGAGGCTGTGAAGACTACAGATGTGCAGAAGTAGAAACAGATGTTGTATCAAACACAAGTGGATCTGCAAGAGTAAAGCTG GGAGAAACTGATATCTTGGTAGGCATAAAAGCTGAAATGGGGACACCGAAGCTGGAGAAACCAGATGAAGGTTACCTGGAATTCTTTGTTGACTG TTCTTCAAATTCTCCTGAGTTGGAAGGCCGGGGAGGAGAAGAACTTGGCACAGATATAGCAAATACACTATACAGAGTATTCAGCTGCGAGAACAGTGTAGACTTGAAATCCCTTTGTATTAATCCCAAAGAGCACTGCTGGGTTCTCTATGTGGATGTATTG tTATTGGAATGTGGTGGGAACATCTTTGATGCAATTTCTATCGCAGTGAAGGCAGCTCTCTTTAACACAAG AATACCCAAAGTGCGCGTTCTGGAGGATGAAGAAGGCACCAAAGAGATTGAGCTGTCTGATGACCCTTATGATTGTATTCGACTCAACATAGATGAGGTGCCCTGTGTTGTCACACTAAGCAAA ATTGGATATAGGCACGTGGTGGATGCTACTCTTCAGGAAGAAGCCTGTTCTTTGGCAAGCCTGCTTATTTCAGTGACCAGTAAAGGTGCCATCACTTCTATGAAGAAGGTGGGGAAAGGTAGCCTGGATCCCGAGAGTATTTTTGAAATGATGGAG ACAGGACAAAGAGTAGGCAAGTCACTTCACATAGCCCTTCAGAAGATTTTGGATGAAGAAGAGAATCTGGGGACTTCACGACCAAAAGTTGGATTTCTAGGATGA